The following are encoded in a window of Anopheles stephensi strain Indian chromosome X, UCI_ANSTEP_V1.0, whole genome shotgun sequence genomic DNA:
- the LOC118506141 gene encoding tigger transposable element-derived protein 1-like: protein MPKGKFQAAKVQKQIIERKEKAATVVDLSREYTRSTPAVRTIAKDKQTLTSTITSKATPRQLCEVQSQVSDNVERLLLIWINRTLMRGGNITKYTICEKAKQIFNDIVKDIVPSTSAGKQPETFQPSNDWFERFKQRTGIHNLIRPAPAVNVDQKPANDFIRLFKSLVCTELYLPQQMFNCEETCLLWRKLPNRTSNTLQEHQPLKDRLTLLFCANASGDLRLKPLLVYHSDTPRTLISNKVQKTPSDVVWRSNKQVAVTQDIFVDWLKHTFGPSVKTYLMANNLPLHALLVLDNALLHSEHRAELIPQEFNFIRIQYLPPNTAPFLQPLDQQVMGSFKKRYLKELFEHCFNIIEGTCLSLEVFWKHHFHIVTCAKLIGKAWAGVTASTLRSAWKKLWKGVEWMECSDAAATSDTAEPTVHELIALGNRLGLAIDSNDIEELLTEYLEDPSIKECSIDMPKVVNKEPVSAEAVVKSNPQSTEDIRNVLNAWDTVSSYVCKHHPDVAVMRQLNAMYETDAISHFRTMLKRRQKQSKIDHFFKKIN from the coding sequence ATGCCGAAGGGAAAGTTCCAAGCCGCGAAAGTTCAAAAGCAGATAAtcgaaagaaaagagaaagctGCAACCGTGGTTGATCTATCCCGCGAGTACACACGGTCTACTCCAGCTGTTCGCACCATAGCTAAAGATAAGCAGACACTGACATCTACCATTACTTCAAAAGCAACACCAAGACAATTGTGTGAGGTTCAATCGCAAGTTAGTGATAATGTTGAAAGATTGCTTCTCATCTGGATCAACCGAACACTCATGCGCGGCGGCAACATTACAAAGTACACCATCTGCGAGAAGGCAAAGCAAATTTTCAACGACATCGTAAAGGACATAGTACCTTCAACATCAGCTGGAAAGCAACCGGAAACCTTCCAACCCAGCAATGATTGGTTCGAAAGGTTTAAACAACGAACTGGAATACATAATCTTATTCGGCCTGCCCCAGCTGTCAACGTGGACCAAAAACCTGCCAACGATTTCATCAGGCTATTTAAGAGCTTAGTGTGTACCGAACTGTATTTACCTCAGCAGATGTTCAACTGTGAGGAAACTTGCTTGTTGTGGCGCAAACTGCCAAACAGGACGTCAAACACTCTTCAAGAACACCAGCCACTCAAAGACCGTTTAACACTACTGTTTTGTGCCAATGCTAGTGGCGATTTGAGACTCAAACCGCTGCTCGTATATCATTCAGATACTCCAAGGACCCTCATATCTAACAAGGTGCAAAAAACTCCGTCAGATGTGGTGTGGCGATCTAATAAACAGGTTGCTGTAACGCAAGATATATTCGTTGACTGGCTGAAACATACCTTTGGTCCTAGCGTGAAAACCTATTTGATGGCAAACAACCTACCACTCCATGCTTTACTTGTTCTGGATAATGCTCTGCTTCATTCCGAACATCGGGCAGAGCTGATACCTCAAGAGTTTAATTTCATCAGGATCCAGTACCTTCCTCCCAACACAGCTCCGTTTCTTCAACCGTTGGACCAGCAAGTAATGGGCAGCTTCAAAAAGCGTTACCTCAAGGAACTTTTTGAGCACTGTTTTAACATCATCGAAGGCACATGTCTTTCGTTGGAAGTGTTTTGGAAGCATCACTTTCATATCGTTACGTGCGCCAAGCTGATAGGCAAAGCATGGGCCGGAGTTACGGCAAGTACATTAAGATCGGCATGGAAGAAGCTTTGGAAAGGAGTGGAATGGATGGAATGTTCCGACGCTGCTGCGACGAGTGACACCGCAGAACCAACGGTGCATGAACTTATTGCACTGGGCAATAGATTAGGACTGGCCATAGATAGCAATGACATCGAAGAACTTCTGACGGAATATCTGGAGGATCCATCCATCAAAGAATGCAGCATAGATATGCCTAAAGTTGTCAACAAGGAGCCCGTGTCTGCAGAAGCAGTAGTGAAATCGAATCCACAATCAACCGAGGACATTCGGAACGTGTTGAATGCTTGGGACACTGTTTCCTCCTATGTGTGCAAACATCATCCAGACGTGGCAGTAATGCGACAGCTGAATGCCATGTACGAAACTGATGCTATTTCTCACTTTCGCACAATGTTGAAGCGAcgccaaaaacaatcaaaaattgaccatttttttaagaaaataaattaa
- the LOC118505966 gene encoding putative vitellogenin receptor, translating to MRQRHAVRVYRSVGFFRMSMRIVVALIILVAHVEYALLAKSPSKSCGSHEFQCDNGACIPAAGHCNDSQDCADGSDESGCDYFLCKEPFWYRCRHETTCISGSSRCDKQKDCLEGDDEENCENYEVPHKAPVCSKAEFTCTDKACIPADLVCDGIQHCLDGSDETIGCIDIAAKCKGFLCRNKHCLKSSSWVCDGQDDCGDGSDEEHCLHECTLEHGKFECHNNHTCIDVAQVCNGADDCGDGSDESPSCKSDACKALKCAPQTCKVMPDGKAVCLCGVGFKFDTATGQCQDVNECKRYGLCSQGCINTPGSFRCTCIDQFNLMRDGRTCELSSGTEALMLYTTQKSVGAMYLTSMHQYYVAKELSQVIGVSYDGLHVYWTDISHKTEAIERSLEDGSDRQLLLTAGLISPEDLALDWLTGNIYFSDSGQMHIAVCSSDGYHCKAIIQDQLHKPRGLALLPQNGTIFFSDWGNNAMIGKARMDGSEQTVVVKAGIHWPNGLTLDWPNERLYWIDAKLKRIESMHFDGSDRVVVLSDVLKHPFSIAVFNDHLYWSDWDTKSIQSCDKFTGKMRQTLVRDRMIFDVHVYHSSIQPKVSHACANHTCSHLCLLTSNATYACACPQGMELHRDKHSCVNNAKRQDILLGIGNYLVTLKHHPFGRHETGRGEQLFPTISRMAFNSINGEVFIADNVQQAIFTVDLASLRTRRIVSDGIGMISALAFDYLSNTLYWADAEWSTIVIYSLQTHHRSIVQHYLGDDAPIALALVPEIGKMFIALRSSTGHTHIDRQDMTGRGPHAHVIEDRLGSNGTIAFVVDHDLRAIFWSDMGTNRIEITSYEGDTRHLFREYLRQPVSVAIIGNELFWTCYGSQRLYWSDKHNVGATKRIIVQMPPNTTLPEVIPIAATQPIKRHDHPCLKSNGGCSHICVSAGLYSSACVCPTGMVFNSSLSKVCVNASDCEFRCESGECLRMKQRCNGHVDCKDQSDEQNCDPGKARIAASCKWNEFRCADGSKCIPTERRCDKHHDCVDLSDEANCASYDRVSKCTEYQFTCADGFCIDATGRCDGLSDCADGSDEVGCTQLSNKQEQAVTCAYGMFRCNSGQCIPASWECDGSPDCKDASDEHETCHPAKPECHQGYFRCALGYCIKESVLCDGNDDCGDGSDEENCHDGGAREGQCLEGDYTNSTVFHCDKSNTCLDIAVRCNGTAECPHGEDETACTNCGLRDFQCADGQCIRLEWRCDKDVDCNDGSDEINCTSDSARASDTSHSTDCGKDTFECKPGECIKMSSLCDGKRDCSNGHDEDGNCPSACLGGLGPCAQICQKSPSGSICDCLDGYELAGDKKNCVDLNECDAGKPCAQICTNIKGSYRCSCHEGFMLRSDKTSCKVIGAPQYVLYTKFDQVRKLTVSPPQIETLLQANDSRITTMDMDIRQQKLYFATENSAALYELNLKTNVTRVQTGVGTPDKVTVDWVASNVYFVDVAEPSIKVCNFEREACARVVSFTQRNFVKALALDPVNKYMFYSLLYSWIFQVPHSIVFRAKLDGTLQEVVTKQSGLVSAIAVDPQSQLLYYTELSGNTLCRVNYLGQHLTVLARDQPHVLNHPLQISVFENQALIVNRGSATIGQCQLFAGYKCDRFNVNVPPSKQVLLVQESRQPLTKNWCDSRWINCTHLCIPEDSKGRCVCENGLEIREGDRCPEPKDRSRAMTPLQVADESLAEHRESEEHSSTGSFLYFMLYAVLIVAIGGVGFYVYWQRFNHKFDVGIHFNNTELSTVDISDVVLHKTAPNMLSFQGNPAKGDGSDGAPSCHEDFENNSYIQNNTISASDTGYYNCDDDMNDRLIV from the exons ATGCGGCAGCGACACGCGGTTAGAGTATACCGATCGGTCGGTTTTTTTCGTATGA GTATGAGGATTGTGGTAGCGCTGATTATACTTGTAGCACACGTAGAGTACGCTCTACTGGCCAAGAGCCCGTCCAAATCATGTGGGTCGCATGAATTCCAGTGCGATAATGGGGCATGCATACCAGCTGCCGGACATTGCAACGATAGTCAGGACTGTGCCGATGGAAGCGACGAATCTGGATGTG ATTATTTCCTCTGCAAGGAACCGTTCTGGTATCGGTGCAGACACGAAACCACCTGCATCAGTGGGTCTAGTCGGTGCGATAAACAAAAGGACTGTCTGGAGGGCGACGATGAGGAAAACTGTGAAAACTACGAGGTACCGCACAAAGCGCCAGTGTGCAGCAAAGCGGAGTTCACCTGCACGGATAAGGCCTGCATCCCGGCCGATCTGGTGTGCGACGGTATCCAGCACTGTCTGGATGGGTCCGACGAAACGATTGGCTGTATCGACATTGCGGCCAAATGTAAAGGCTTCCTGTGTCGCAACAAACACTGTCTCAAGTCTAGCAGCTGGGTGTGCGACGGTCAGGACGATTGTGGCGACGGGTCGGACGAGGAGCACTGCCTGCACGAATGCACGCTGGAGCATGGGAAGTTCGAGTGCCACAACAACCACACCTGCATAGACGTGGCGCAGGTGTGTAACGGAGCGGACGACTGTGGTGACGGCAGCGACGAAAGTCCGAGCTGTAAATCGGATGCTTGCAAAGCGCTCAAATGTGCACCGCAAACCTGCAAAGTGATGCCGGACGGCAAGGCGGTATGTTTGTGCGGCGTTGGCTTCAAGTTCGACACCGCGACGGGCCAGTGTCAGGATGTGAACGAATGCAAACGGTATGGACTGTGCTCGCAGGGATGCATCAACACACCGGGCTCCTTCCGGTGCACGTGCATCGATCAGTTTAACCTAATGCGCGACGGACGAACGTGCGAACTCTCGTCCGGCACCGAAGCGTTGATGCTGTACACCACCCAGAAGTCCGTCGGCGCAATGTACCTGACGTCGATGCACCAGTACTACGTCGCGAAAGAGCTGTCGCAGGTGATCGGAGTGTCGTACGACGGCCTGCACGTCTACTGGACCGACATCTCACACAAAACGGAAGCCATCGAACGCTCGCTGGAGGATGGGAGCGATcggcagctgctgctgacggcGGGACTCATTTCGCCCGAGGATCTGGCGCTCGACTGGCTAACCGGCAACATATACTTCAGTGACAGCGGGCAGATGCACATTGCCGTGTGCTCGAGCGATGGTTATCACTGCAAAGCCATCATCCAGGACCAGCTGCACAAACCGCGTGGACTGGCGCTTCTGCCCCAGAACGGTACCATCTTCTTCAGCGACTGGGGCAACAATGCCATGATCGGCAAGGCCCGGATGGATGGCAGCGAGCAGACGGTCGTGGTCAAGGCCGGCATTCACTGGCCCAACGGGTTGACGCTAGACTGGCCCAACGAGCGATTGTACTGGATCGATGCGAAGCTGAAGCGCATCGAGAGCATGCACTTTGACGGCAGCGATCGTGTCGTGGTGTTGTCCGACGTGTTGAAGCATCCGTTTTCGATAGCCGTGTTTAACGATCATCTGTACTGGTCGGATTGGGACACGAAGAGCATTCAGTCGTGCGATAAATTCACCGGCAAGATGCGCCAAACCCTGGTGCGCGATCGTATGATTTTCG ATGTGCACGTGTATCACTCCAGCATTCAGCCTAAAGTCAGCCACGCCTGTGCCAACCACACCTGCTCCCATCTGTGCCTGTTGACGTCCAATGCAACCTACGCTTGTGCCTGCCCGCAAGGCATGGAGCTGCACCGGGATAAGCACAGCTGTGTGAATAATGCCAAACGACAGGACATTCTGCTGGGCATCGGCAACTACCTAGTGACGCTGAAGCATCATCCGTTCGGGCGCCACGAAACCGGCAGAGGCGAACAGCTGTTTCCGACCATTAGTCGGATGGCGTTCAACAGTATCAACGGCGAGGTGTTCATCGCCGACAACGTGCAGCAGGCGATCTTTACGGTGGATTTGGCGTCGCTCCGCACCAGACGTATCGTTTCGGACGGCATCGGAATGATCTCAGCACTGGCTTTTGACTATCTAAGCAACACGCTGTACTGGGCGGATGCCGAATGGTCTACTATTGTGATATATAGCTTGCAGACCCACCATCGGTCGATCGTTCAGCACTACCTGGGCGATGATGCGCCGATAGCGCTGGCCCTCGTACCGGAGATCGGCAAAATGTTTATTGCGCTGCGTTCCAGCACCGGCCATACGCACATCGACCGGCAGGACATGACGGGGCGCGGACCGCACGCCCACGTCATCGAGGACAGGCTCGGCAGCAACGGTACGATCGCCTTCGTGGTCGATCACGACCTGCGTGCCATTTTCTGGAGCGACATGGGCACCAATCGGATCGAAATCACCAGCTACGAAGGTGACACACGCCATCTGTTCCGCGAGTATCTACGCCAACCGGTATCGGTGGCCATCATTGGCAACGAGCTGTTCTGGACGTGCTACGGTTCCCAGCGGCTGTACTGGTCGGACAAGCATAACGTCGGCGCAACGAAGCGCATTATCGTTCAGATGCCGCCGAACACGACGCTCCCGGAGGTCATACCGATCGCGGCCACCCAGCCCATCAAACGGCACGACCATCCGTGTCTGAAGAGTAATGGCGGATGTTCGCACATCTGCGTGTCCGCCGGACTGTACTCGAGTGCCTGCGTATGTCCAACGGGAATGGTGTTCAATTCCTCGCTCAGCAAAGTATGTGTCAATGCCTCGGATTGCGAGTTTCGGTGCGAGTCGGGCGAGTGTCTGAGGATGAAGCAGCGCTGCAACGGACACGTCGACTGTAAGGACCAGTCGGATGAGCAGAACTGTGATCCCGGCAAGGCGCGAATCGCGGCCAGCTGCAAGTGGAATGAGTTCCGGTGCGCTGACGGTAGCAAGTGTATCCCGACGGAACGGCGTTGCGACAAGCACCACGATTGTGTGGATCTTTCCGACGAAGCGAACTGTGCCAGCTACGATCGGGTCTCCAAATGCACCGAGTACCAGTTTACCTGTGCGGACGGATTCTGCATCGACGCGACCGGTCGGTGCGATGGTTTGTCGGACTGTGCGGATGGGTCGGACGAGGTGGGCTGTACGCAGCTGTCGAACAAACAGGAACAGGCCGTCACTTGTGCGTACGGCATGTTCCGCTGCAACAGCGGCCAGTGTATTCCGGCCAGCTGGGAGTGCGACGGTAGTCCAGACTGTAAGGATGCGTCCGACGAGCATGAGACGTGCCATCCCGCCAAGCCCGAATGTCACCAAGGATACTTCCGGTGTGCGCTCGGGTATTGCATCAAAGAGTCCGTGCTGTGTGATGGAAACGATGACTGTGGAGACGGCTCGGACGAGGAGAACTGTCACGATGGCGGTGCACGGGAAGGCCAGTGTCTGGAAGGAGACTACACCAACTCGACGGTGTTTCATTGCGACAAGTCTAACACGTGTCTCGATATCGCCGTACGTTGCAATGGGACTGCCGAGTGTCCTCACGGTGAGGATGAGACGGCTTGTACGAATTGTGGCTTACGTGATTTCCAGTGCGCCGACGGTCAATGCATTCGGCTGGAATGGCGCTGCGATAAGGACGTCGACTGTAACGACGGTTCGGACGAGATCAACTGTACCAGCGATAGTGCTCGGGCATCCGATACCTCTCACTCGACCGATTGCGGCAAGGACACCTTCGAGTGTAAGCCAGGTGAATGCATCAAAATGTCCTCACTGTGCGACGGCAAACGCGACTGCTCGAACGGACACGACGAGGATGGCAACTGTCCGTCGGCCTGCCTTGGAGGTCTCGGACCGTGCGCCCAAATCTGCCAGAAATCACCGAGCGGTTCTATCTGCGACTGTCTGGATGGGTACGAGCTGGCAGGCGATAAGAAGAACTGTGTGGACCTGAACGAGTGTGACGCAGGGAAACCGTGTGCTCAGATTTGCACCAACATCAAGGGCTCCTACCGGTGCTCCTGTCACGAAGGCTTCATGCTCCGGTCGGACAAGACATCCTGCAAAGTTATCGGCGCGCCCCAGTACGTCCTGTACACAAAGTTCGATCAGGTGCGAAAGCTCACCGTTAGCCCGCCGCAAATCGAAACCTTGCTGCAGGCAAACGACAGCCGGATCACCACCATGGACATGGACATTCGCCAGCAGAAGCTCTACTTCGCCACAGAGAACAGTGCCGCACTGTACGAGCTGAACCTGAAAACGAACGTCACCCGTGTGCAGACGGGCGTGGGCACACCGGACAAGGTGACCGTCGACTGGGTCGCTTCGAACGTGTACTTCGTCGATGTCGCAGAGCCCTCCATCAAGGTGTGCAACTTCGAGCGAGAGGCGTGCGCCCGGGTCGTCTCGTTCACGCAGCGTAACTTCGTGAAGGCACTTGCGCTCGATCCGGTGAACAAGTACATGTTTTACTCGCTGCTGTACTCGTGGATCTTCCAGGTGCCTCACTCGATCGTATTCAGAGCCAAGCTCGACGGTACGCTCCAGGAAGTCGTCACCAAGCAATCGGGACTCGTGTCCGCCATCGCTGTGGATCCTCAGAGTCAGCTGCTTTACTACACCGAGCTGAGCGGCAACACTCTGTGTCGCGTCAACTACCTCGGCCAGCATCTGACGGTGCTCGCCCGCGACCAACCGCACGTGCTGAACCATCCGCTGCAGATAAGCGTGTTTGAGAATCAGGCACTGATTGTAAACCGAGGCTCGGCTACGATAGGACAGTGTCAGCTGTTTGCCGGCTATAAGTGTGATCGTTTCAATGTGAATGTACCCCCGTCGAAGCAGGTACTGCTGGTTCAGGAATCTCGACAACCACTCACAAAGAACTGGTGCGACAGCAGGTGGATCAACTGCACCCATCTTTGCATACCGGAAGATTCTAAGGGCCGATGTGTGTGCGAGAATGGACTCGAAATACGCGAAGGCGACCGGTGTCCCGAGCCGAAGGACAGAAGCCGAGCGATGACACCCTTACAGGTGGCCGACGAGTCCCTGGCAGAACATCGCGAAAGCGAAGAACACAGCTCCACGGGGAGCTTCCTCTATTTTATGTTATACGCTGTATTAATTGTAGCAATCGGTGGGGTAGGATTTTATGTTTACTGGCAGCGGTTCAACCACAAGTTCGATGTCGGCATACACTTCAACAACACCGAGCTGAGCACGGTGGACATTTCCGACGTCGTGCTGCACAAGACGGCGCCCAACATGCTCAGCTTCCAGGGGAATCCGGCAAAAGGTGATGGCAGCGATGGTGCGCCCAGCTGCCACGAAGACTTCGAGAACAACAGCTACATCCAGAACAACACGATATCGGCCTCCGATACTGGATATTACAATTGTGATGATGATATGAACGATCGGTTGATAGTGTAA